One Mycolicibacter sp. MU0083 DNA window includes the following coding sequences:
- a CDS encoding PGRS repeat-containing protein has product MEAWIGSELGVVVGGAVNGLLGSFAIGDGAAGTAEDPDGGAGGWLFGDGGAGFDGSLSGVAGGDGGAAGWFGDGGAGGAGGGGFAGGDGGAGGSLMGVGGAGGAGGVGGVGEPGVPAVMGALVWGGCLPRVGPVVSVVMVVWGPPVMWVLLVAWVVLVRLVVLGVRVARGW; this is encoded by the coding sequence GTGGAGGCCTGGATTGGGTCGGAGTTGGGGGTGGTGGTCGGTGGTGCGGTGAATGGGTTGTTGGGGTCGTTTGCGATTGGTGATGGTGCGGCGGGGACGGCGGAGGATCCCGATGGTGGTGCGGGTGGGTGGTTGTTCGGTGATGGTGGGGCGGGTTTTGACGGTTCGTTGAGTGGTGTTGCCGGTGGTGATGGTGGTGCTGCGGGGTGGTTTGGCGATGGGGGTGCCGGTGGTGCTGGGGGTGGGGGTTTCGCGGGTGGTGATGGGGGTGCTGGTGGGTCGTTGATGGGTGTTGGTGGTGCGGGGGGCGCTGGTGGTGTTGGTGGTGTGGGTGAGCCGGGGGTGCCGGCGGTGATGGGGGCGCTGGTGTGGGGTGGTTGTTTGCCGCGGGTGGGTCCGGTGGTGTCGGTGGTGATGGTGGTGTGGGGGCCGCCGGTGATGTGGGTTTTGTTGGTGGCGTGGGTGGTGTTGGTGAGGTTGGTGGTGTTGGGGGTGCGGGTGGCGCGGGGGTGGTAG
- a CDS encoding DUF4185 domain-containing protein translates to MVARSAGCLASAALAALTGGLPVAQADPPAPAPHPILWPLAEGQVVRVGPAAGTGTPTGDYGIGATDLCEFMAFPAAVLQICGDSFAGQGVGYGGWYSPIALRVDPDSVDDPDGMRYIGVLGVDRPLLADPAPAGCTQLPAGVVSINRTNYLMVTTAKMLVPQSSRLVKADAAQPGWRTVPGSVRSASYQDSGQSQISGYYDPIPTPESDTGWVYLVANNFDRSSPVRLYRVAPGKFTDRSAWQGWSSTDGWGHPPTPLWTDQVGELSLRQVDGKPVLSYFNGTTGNMEVRVAYDPTGLGTAPVTTVVQHADWPEAPVPVETLPSPFDNRLAQPYGGYISPGSTLDELRVFVSQWNTQPRDRAPYRVIQFAVNPFKPWSVG, encoded by the coding sequence ATGGTTGCACGCTCGGCGGGATGTCTTGCCTCTGCGGCGCTGGCGGCGCTGACCGGCGGGCTCCCGGTCGCCCAGGCGGACCCACCGGCCCCGGCGCCGCACCCGATTCTGTGGCCGCTGGCCGAGGGGCAGGTGGTCCGGGTCGGTCCGGCGGCCGGAACCGGCACTCCCACCGGTGATTACGGAATCGGCGCCACCGACCTGTGCGAGTTCATGGCCTTCCCCGCCGCGGTGCTGCAGATCTGCGGCGACAGCTTCGCCGGGCAGGGTGTGGGCTACGGCGGCTGGTACTCGCCGATCGCGCTGCGCGTCGACCCCGACTCGGTCGACGACCCCGACGGGATGCGTTACATCGGAGTGCTCGGGGTGGACCGGCCGCTGCTGGCCGATCCCGCACCGGCGGGCTGCACCCAACTGCCGGCCGGGGTGGTTTCGATCAACCGGACCAACTACCTGATGGTGACCACCGCCAAGATGCTGGTACCGCAGTCCTCGCGGCTGGTGAAAGCCGATGCCGCGCAACCGGGTTGGCGAACGGTCCCCGGCTCGGTACGGTCGGCCTCCTACCAGGATTCCGGGCAGTCGCAGATCAGCGGCTACTACGACCCGATACCGACGCCGGAGTCGGACACCGGCTGGGTGTACCTGGTGGCCAACAACTTCGACCGCAGCTCCCCGGTGCGGCTGTACCGGGTGGCACCGGGGAAGTTCACCGACCGATCGGCCTGGCAGGGTTGGTCGTCCACCGACGGCTGGGGACACCCGCCCACCCCGTTGTGGACCGACCAGGTCGGCGAACTGAGCCTGCGCCAGGTGGACGGAAAACCGGTGTTGTCCTACTTCAACGGCACCACCGGGAACATGGAAGTGCGGGTGGCCTACGACCCGACCGGGTTGGGTACCGCGCCGGTGACCACGGTGGTCCAGCACGCCGACTGGCCGGAGGCGCCGGTGCCGGTCGAGACACTGCCGTCGCCGTTCGACAACCGGCTGGCCCAGCCCTACGGCGGTTACATCTCACCGGGCTCGACCCTGGATGAACTCCGCGTCTTCGTCAGCCAGTGGAATACCCAGCCGCGTGACCGGGCGCCGTATCGGGTCATCCAGTTCGCGGTCAACCCGTTCAAGCCCTGGTCGGTCGGCTGA
- a CDS encoding aspartate-semialdehyde dehydrogenase — translation MVSIGVVGATGQVGQVMRTLLAERNFPADQVRFFASARSAGRKLEFRGAEIEVEDAATADPSGLDIALFSAGGAMSKVQAPRFAAAGATVIDNSSAWRKDPEVPLVVAEVNFDRDVRGAKLAKGIIANPNCTTMAAMPVLKPLHDEAGLTRLIVSTYQAVSGSGLAGVQELATQVRAVADGAEGLVHSGAAVDFPAPDCYVAPIAFNVVALAGSLVDDGSGETDEDQKLRFESRKILGVPELLVSGTCVRVPVFTGHSLSINAEFARPLSPQRATELLAAAPGVTVTDVPTPLAAAGADDSLVGRIRVDPGAPEGRGLALFVSGDNLRKGAALNTIQIAELLAAG, via the coding sequence ATGGTCTCCATCGGTGTGGTCGGTGCGACCGGCCAGGTCGGCCAGGTGATGCGCACCCTGCTCGCCGAGCGCAACTTCCCGGCAGATCAGGTGCGGTTCTTCGCCTCGGCCCGCTCGGCCGGGCGCAAGCTGGAATTCCGGGGCGCCGAGATCGAGGTCGAGGACGCCGCGACCGCCGACCCGAGCGGCCTGGACATCGCGCTGTTCTCCGCGGGTGGGGCGATGTCGAAGGTGCAGGCACCGCGGTTCGCCGCCGCCGGGGCCACCGTGATCGACAACTCCTCGGCGTGGCGCAAGGACCCCGAGGTGCCCCTGGTGGTCGCCGAGGTGAACTTCGACCGCGACGTGCGCGGAGCGAAGTTGGCCAAGGGCATCATCGCCAACCCGAACTGCACCACGATGGCGGCCATGCCGGTGCTCAAGCCGCTGCACGACGAAGCCGGCCTGACCCGGTTGATCGTCTCGACCTACCAGGCGGTTTCGGGGTCCGGGCTGGCCGGCGTACAGGAGTTGGCCACCCAGGTCCGGGCGGTCGCCGACGGCGCCGAAGGACTGGTGCACTCCGGTGCGGCGGTCGATTTCCCGGCGCCGGACTGCTATGTCGCGCCGATCGCGTTCAACGTGGTGGCACTGGCCGGCTCGCTGGTCGACGACGGGTCCGGCGAGACCGACGAGGACCAGAAGCTGCGCTTCGAGAGCCGCAAGATCCTCGGTGTCCCCGAATTGCTGGTCAGCGGAACCTGTGTCCGGGTGCCGGTGTTCACCGGTCACTCGCTGTCGATCAACGCCGAGTTCGCCCGGCCGCTGTCGCCGCAGCGCGCCACCGAGTTGCTGGCCGCCGCGCCGGGCGTGACCGTGACCGACGTGCCCACCCCGTTGGCCGCCGCCGGCGCCGACGACTCGCTGGTGGGGCGGATCCGGGTCGACCCGGGTGCGCCCGAAGGCCGCGGACTGGCGCTGTTCGTCTCCGGGGACAACCTGCGTAAAGGTGCGGCACTCAACACGATTCAGATCGCCGAACTGCTGGCGGCGGGATAA
- a CDS encoding aspartate kinase, protein MALVVQKYGGSSVADADRVRRVAERIVGTKKAGNQVVVVCSAMGDTTDDLLDLAQQVCSEPPARELDMLLTAGERISNALVAMAVEELGHEARSFTGSQAGVITTGVHGKAKIIDVTPGRLQAALGEDQVVLVAGFQGVSQDTKDVTTLGRGGSDTTAVALAAALKADVCEIYTDVDGIFSADPRIVPNAKRLDTVTFEEMLELAACGAKVLMLRCVEYARRYHLPIHVRSSYSDKPGTIVSGSIKDIPMEDAILTGVAHDRSEAKVTVVGIPDLPGYAAKIFRGVADADINIDMVLQNVSKVEDGKTDITFTCPRDNGPAAVAKLESLKSEIGFTEVLYDDKVGKVSLIGAGMRSHPGVTATFCETLADNGVNIDLISTSEIRISVLCSEDDLDKAVVSLHEAFGLGGDEAATVYGGTGR, encoded by the coding sequence GTGGCGCTCGTCGTACAGAAATACGGCGGATCATCGGTGGCCGATGCCGACCGGGTCCGCCGGGTCGCCGAGCGCATCGTCGGGACCAAGAAGGCCGGCAACCAGGTCGTAGTGGTCTGCTCGGCGATGGGCGACACCACCGATGACCTGCTGGACCTGGCCCAACAGGTCTGCTCCGAGCCGCCGGCCCGGGAGCTGGACATGCTGCTGACCGCCGGCGAACGGATCTCCAACGCGCTGGTCGCGATGGCCGTCGAGGAGCTGGGGCATGAGGCCCGCTCGTTCACCGGCTCGCAGGCCGGCGTCATCACCACCGGGGTGCACGGCAAGGCCAAGATCATCGACGTCACCCCAGGCCGGCTGCAGGCCGCGCTCGGTGAGGACCAGGTGGTGCTGGTCGCCGGTTTCCAGGGCGTCAGCCAGGACACCAAGGACGTCACCACGCTGGGCCGGGGCGGTTCGGACACCACCGCGGTGGCGCTGGCCGCGGCCCTGAAGGCCGACGTCTGCGAGATCTACACCGACGTCGACGGGATCTTCAGCGCCGACCCGCGGATCGTGCCCAACGCCAAGCGCCTGGACACCGTCACCTTCGAGGAGATGCTCGAACTCGCCGCGTGCGGCGCCAAGGTGCTGATGTTGCGCTGCGTGGAGTACGCGCGGCGCTACCACCTGCCCATCCATGTCCGGTCCTCCTACTCGGACAAGCCCGGCACCATCGTTTCCGGATCGATCAAGGACATCCCCATGGAAGACGCCATCCTGACCGGAGTCGCTCACGACCGCAGTGAAGCCAAGGTGACCGTGGTCGGCATCCCCGACCTGCCCGGCTACGCCGCCAAGATCTTCCGCGGCGTCGCCGACGCCGACATCAACATCGACATGGTGCTGCAGAACGTCTCCAAGGTCGAGGACGGCAAGACCGACATCACCTTCACCTGCCCGCGGGACAACGGCCCGGCCGCGGTGGCCAAGCTGGAATCGCTCAAGAGCGAGATCGGCTTCACCGAGGTGCTCTACGACGACAAGGTCGGCAAAGTGTCGCTGATCGGCGCCGGGATGCGCAGCCACCCCGGTGTGACGGCCACCTTCTGCGAGACGCTGGCCGACAACGGCGTCAACATCGACCTGATCTCCACCTCCGAGATCCGGATCTCGGTGCTGTGCTCCGAAGACGACCTGGACAAGGCCGTGGTCTCGCTGCACGAGGCGTTCGGCCTCGGCGGCGACGAGGCGGCCACCGTCTACGGCGGGACGGGGCGCTAA
- a CDS encoding type II toxin-antitoxin system VapC family toxin, giving the protein MSETFDVNVLVYATHRASPFHDRARALVERFLAGPGLVYLLWPVALGYLRIVTHPGLLDAPLSPEVAGANIDQFVSRPHVRFVGEADGFWEVYRRVAAGVSPRGNLVPDAHLAALMHQHGISTIWTHDRDFRKFDGITVRDPFGDSSFDGQNS; this is encoded by the coding sequence GTGAGTGAAACATTCGACGTCAACGTCCTCGTTTACGCAACGCATCGCGCGAGCCCGTTTCACGATCGGGCAAGGGCGCTTGTCGAACGATTCCTCGCCGGTCCCGGCCTTGTTTACCTGTTGTGGCCAGTCGCCCTCGGCTATCTGCGTATCGTCACGCACCCAGGTCTGCTAGATGCGCCATTGTCGCCTGAGGTCGCCGGCGCCAACATCGATCAATTTGTCTCCCGGCCCCATGTTCGGTTCGTCGGCGAGGCAGACGGGTTCTGGGAGGTTTATCGGCGGGTCGCGGCGGGGGTAAGCCCCCGAGGCAACCTGGTACCGGACGCTCATCTGGCGGCACTCATGCACCAGCACGGCATCTCGACGATCTGGACCCACGACCGTGACTTCCGCAAGTTCGACGGGATTACCGTCCGCGATCCCTTCGGCGATTCCTCCTTCGACGGCCAGAATTCCTAG
- a CDS encoding antitoxin, which produces MRTTIDLDDDILRRLKIRQRAERKTLGQLVSELLAQALAASPRPVVDIAWTTADLRPRVDLDDKDAVWTVLDR; this is translated from the coding sequence ATGAGGACCACAATCGACCTTGATGACGACATTCTGCGCAGGTTGAAGATTCGTCAGCGCGCCGAGCGCAAGACTCTGGGGCAGTTGGTATCCGAACTGCTCGCGCAGGCGCTCGCAGCCAGTCCCCGGCCGGTGGTCGATATCGCATGGACCACGGCAGATCTGCGCCCCCGCGTCGACCTCGATGACAAGGATGCGGTCTGGACGGTCCTGGACCGGTGA
- the leuA gene encoding 2-isopropylmalate synthase codes for MTTFSSPSSADAFTSSRAITKPAGPPSPGQPSWNPQRGSAMPVNRYRSFADEVEPITLSDRTWPDRVIDRAPLWCAVDLRDGNQALIDPMSPARKRRMFDLLVSMGYKEIEVGFPSASQTDFDFVREIIDDGAVPDDVTLQVLTQCRDELIERTFEACSGAPSVIVHFYNSTSILQRRVVFRADQDAVQAIAVAGARKCLEEAAKHPGTRWRYEYSPESYTGTELEYAKRVCDAVGDVIQPTPDNPIIFNLPATVEMATPNVYADSIEWMSRNLARRDSVILSLHPHNDRGTAVAAAELGYQAGADRIEGCLFGNGERTGNVCLVTLGLNMFSRGVDPQIDFSNIDEIRRTVEYCNQLNVPERHPYGGDLVYTAFSGSHQDAINKGLDQMKIDADAADSDVDDILWQVPYLPIDPRDVGRTYEAVIRVNSQSGKGGVAYVMKTDHGLVLPRRLQIEFSRVIQQLTDGEGGEVTPKEMWDAFADEYLNPITPLERMHQKLIAAETDDGTDRIEAVVLVDGVETEIAGEGNGPLAAFVDALGHIGVQVNVLDYSEHAMSAGEEAQAAAYVEAQIGGNTVWGVGIAPSITTASLRAVVSAVNRAART; via the coding sequence ATGACTACTTTTTCCAGCCCTTCCAGCGCTGACGCTTTCACGTCTTCCCGCGCCATCACCAAGCCCGCGGGTCCCCCCAGTCCGGGCCAGCCGTCCTGGAACCCCCAGCGGGGTTCGGCGATGCCGGTCAACCGTTACCGCAGCTTCGCCGACGAGGTCGAGCCCATCACACTGTCGGACCGCACCTGGCCCGACCGCGTCATCGACCGTGCCCCGCTGTGGTGTGCGGTCGACCTGCGCGACGGCAACCAGGCGCTGATCGACCCGATGAGCCCGGCCCGCAAGCGCCGGATGTTCGACCTGCTGGTGTCGATGGGCTACAAGGAGATCGAGGTCGGGTTCCCCTCGGCCAGCCAGACCGACTTCGACTTCGTCCGCGAGATCATCGACGACGGCGCGGTGCCCGACGACGTCACCCTGCAGGTGCTGACCCAGTGCCGTGACGAGCTGATCGAGCGCACCTTCGAGGCCTGCTCGGGCGCGCCGAGCGTGATCGTGCACTTCTACAACTCGACGTCGATCCTGCAGCGGCGGGTGGTGTTCCGCGCCGACCAGGACGCGGTGCAGGCGATCGCGGTGGCCGGGGCCCGCAAATGCCTGGAGGAGGCCGCCAAGCACCCGGGCACCCGGTGGCGCTACGAGTACTCCCCGGAGTCCTACACCGGGACCGAACTCGAGTACGCCAAGCGGGTCTGCGACGCCGTCGGCGACGTCATCCAACCGACGCCGGACAACCCGATCATCTTCAACCTGCCCGCCACCGTGGAGATGGCGACCCCGAACGTCTACGCCGACTCGATCGAGTGGATGAGCCGCAACCTCGCCCGCCGGGACTCGGTGATCTTGAGCCTGCACCCGCACAACGACCGCGGCACCGCGGTGGCCGCCGCCGAACTGGGCTATCAGGCCGGGGCGGACCGGATCGAGGGCTGCCTGTTCGGCAACGGTGAGCGCACCGGCAACGTCTGCCTGGTGACGCTGGGGCTGAACATGTTCTCCCGCGGCGTGGACCCGCAGATCGACTTCTCCAACATCGACGAGATCCGTCGCACCGTGGAGTACTGCAACCAGCTCAACGTGCCCGAGCGGCACCCCTACGGCGGTGACCTGGTCTACACCGCGTTCTCCGGCAGCCACCAGGACGCCATCAACAAGGGCCTGGACCAGATGAAGATCGACGCCGACGCCGCCGACTCCGACGTCGACGACATCCTCTGGCAGGTGCCCTACCTGCCGATCGACCCGCGCGACGTGGGCCGCACCTACGAGGCGGTGATCCGGGTCAACTCGCAGTCCGGCAAGGGCGGCGTGGCCTATGTGATGAAGACCGACCACGGCCTGGTGCTGCCGCGCCGGCTGCAGATCGAGTTCTCCCGCGTCATCCAGCAGCTCACCGACGGCGAGGGCGGCGAGGTCACCCCCAAGGAGATGTGGGATGCCTTCGCCGACGAATACCTGAACCCGATCACGCCGCTGGAACGGATGCACCAGAAGTTGATCGCCGCCGAGACCGACGACGGCACCGACCGCATCGAAGCCGTCGTGCTGGTCGACGGGGTGGAGACCGAGATCGCCGGTGAGGGCAACGGCCCGCTGGCGGCATTCGTCGATGCGTTGGGGCACATCGGCGTCCAGGTGAACGTGCTGGACTACTCCGAGCACGCCATGAGCGCCGGCGAAGAGGCCCAGGCCGCGGCGTATGTGGAGGCGCAGATCGGTGGCAACACCGTGTGGGGTGTGGGGATCGCGCCGTCGATCACCACCGCGTCACTGCGGGCGGTGGTCTCCGCGGTGAACCGGGCGGCTCGCACGTAG
- a CDS encoding DEDDh family exonuclease: MSARWGRPAREPGDGWVVVDVETSGFRPGQARVLSVAALALDAEGRVEQSVSHLVNPGTDPGPTHVHGLTAEMLAGQPQFADVVDEITELLAGRTLVAHNVAFDYTFLAAEAEMAGAVLPVDSVMCTLELARRLDLGLPNLRLQTLAAHWGVVQTRAHDALDDARVLAGVLQPSLQRARERDVWLPVRPVTRRCWPNGRITHEELRPLKALASRMPCAYLNPGRYVRGRPLVQGMRVALSAECTRTHEELVERILHAGLAYSDVVDAHTSLVICNDDRPEQGKGYLAHELGVPTVSDDDFMARVGGVGGVVPGTGIEDFVDDGAPGDQISLF, encoded by the coding sequence ATGAGTGCGCGGTGGGGGCGCCCGGCCCGTGAACCCGGCGACGGCTGGGTGGTGGTCGACGTCGAGACCTCGGGCTTCCGGCCCGGCCAGGCCCGGGTGCTCAGCGTCGCCGCGCTGGCGCTCGACGCCGAGGGCCGGGTGGAGCAGTCGGTGTCACACCTGGTCAATCCGGGCACCGACCCGGGCCCCACGCATGTGCACGGGCTGACCGCGGAGATGCTGGCCGGCCAGCCGCAGTTCGCCGACGTCGTCGACGAGATCACCGAACTGCTGGCCGGACGCACCCTGGTCGCCCACAACGTCGCATTCGACTACACCTTCCTGGCCGCCGAAGCCGAGATGGCCGGCGCCGTGCTGCCGGTGGACTCGGTGATGTGCACGCTGGAGTTGGCGCGCCGGCTGGATCTGGGGCTGCCCAACCTGCGGTTGCAGACGCTGGCGGCGCACTGGGGCGTGGTGCAGACCCGGGCGCACGACGCGCTCGACGACGCCCGGGTGCTGGCCGGGGTGCTGCAGCCGTCCCTGCAGCGCGCCCGGGAGCGCGACGTGTGGCTGCCGGTGCGGCCGGTGACCCGGCGGTGCTGGCCCAACGGCCGCATCACCCACGAGGAACTGCGACCGCTCAAGGCGCTGGCCTCGCGGATGCCGTGCGCCTACCTCAACCCGGGCCGCTATGTGCGGGGCCGCCCGCTGGTGCAGGGCATGCGGGTGGCGTTGTCGGCCGAATGCACCCGTACCCACGAGGAACTCGTCGAACGCATCCTGCACGCCGGGCTGGCCTACAGCGACGTCGTCGACGCCCACACCTCACTGGTGATCTGCAACGACGACCGGCCCGAGCAGGGCAAGGGCTATCTGGCGCACGAACTCGGGGTGCCGACGGTCTCCGACGACGACTTCATGGCGCGGGTGGGCGGGGTCGGCGGCGTCGTCCCGGGCACCGGCATCGAGGACTTCGTCGACGACGGGGCTCCCGGGGACCAGATCTCGCTGTTCTGA
- a CDS encoding Mur ligase family protein — protein sequence MITARGRLALAAGATARWASRVTGRGAGAMIGGLIAMTLDRSILRQLGAGRRTAIVTGTNGKSTTTRMLAAALADLGPVATNSEGANMDAGLVAALAADRTAQRAALEVDEMHVPHVLDAVDAAVIVLLNLSRDQLDRVGEINAVERALRTGLARHPDAVVVANCDDVLMTSAAYDCPRVIWVAAGAGWSGDSVSCPRSGELIDRRDGHWRSTGSDFSRPTPQWWFDDDALYGPDGLVLPMRLALPGTVNRGNAAQAVAAAVALGADPAQAVAAVSAVDEVAGRYRSVQVGEHTVRMLLAKNPAGWQEALSMVDHHAAGVVIAVNGQVPDGEDLSWLWDVRFEHFDQVQVVAAGERGTDLAVRLGYADVAHTLVHDTLAAIASCPPGHVEVVANYTAFLALQRRLGDG from the coding sequence ATGATCACCGCCCGCGGACGCCTGGCGCTGGCCGCCGGCGCCACGGCCCGGTGGGCGTCGCGGGTGACCGGCCGCGGTGCGGGCGCCATGATCGGCGGCCTGATCGCGATGACCCTGGATCGCTCGATCCTGCGGCAGCTCGGCGCCGGCCGACGCACCGCGATCGTCACCGGCACCAACGGCAAGTCGACCACCACCCGCATGCTCGCGGCCGCACTGGCCGACCTGGGCCCGGTGGCCACCAACTCCGAGGGCGCCAACATGGACGCCGGGCTGGTCGCCGCGCTGGCCGCCGACCGGACCGCGCAGCGGGCCGCCCTCGAGGTCGACGAGATGCACGTCCCGCATGTCTTGGACGCAGTAGATGCCGCGGTGATCGTCTTGCTCAACCTGTCCCGCGACCAGCTGGACCGGGTCGGTGAGATCAACGCCGTGGAGCGCGCGCTGCGCACCGGCCTGGCTCGGCATCCGGACGCGGTGGTGGTGGCCAACTGCGACGACGTGCTGATGACCTCGGCGGCCTACGACTGTCCCCGGGTGATCTGGGTGGCCGCGGGCGCCGGCTGGTCCGGCGACTCGGTCAGCTGCCCGCGCAGCGGCGAGCTGATCGACCGGCGCGACGGCCATTGGCGTTCCACCGGAAGCGATTTCAGCCGCCCCACCCCGCAGTGGTGGTTCGATGACGACGCGTTGTACGGCCCGGACGGGCTGGTGCTGCCGATGCGGCTGGCGCTGCCGGGAACCGTCAACCGCGGCAACGCCGCCCAGGCGGTGGCCGCCGCGGTCGCCCTCGGCGCCGATCCCGCCCAGGCGGTGGCCGCGGTGTCGGCGGTCGACGAGGTGGCCGGCCGCTACCGCAGCGTGCAGGTCGGCGAGCACACCGTGCGGATGCTGCTGGCCAAGAATCCGGCCGGCTGGCAGGAGGCGCTGTCGATGGTCGACCACCACGCCGCCGGGGTGGTGATCGCGGTCAACGGCCAGGTGCCCGACGGCGAGGACCTGTCCTGGCTGTGGGATGTGCGCTTCGAGCACTTCGACCAGGTGCAGGTGGTGGCGGCCGGCGAACGCGGCACCGACCTGGCGGTGCGACTGGGCTATGCCGACGTGGCGCACACCCTGGTGCACGACACCCTCGCGGCGATCGCGTCGTGTCCGCCGGGGCACGTCGAGGTCGTCGCCAACTACACCGCGTTCCTGGCGTTGCAGCGGAGGTTGGGTGATGGCTGA
- a CDS encoding type 1 glutamine amidotransferase codes for MAEPVRIGLVLPDVMGTYGDGGNAVVLRQRLRLRGIPAEIVEITLADPVPESLDLYTLGGAEDYAQRLATRHLITHPGLQRAAARGAPVLAICAAIQVLGHWYETSAGERVDGVGLLDLTTSPQDARTIGEVVGTPLLAGLTQPLTGFENHRGGTVLGPDASPLSAVTKGAGNRAGDGYDGAVQGSVIATYLHGPCLARNPELADLLLARVVGDLPPLELPEVNLLRRERLA; via the coding sequence ATGGCTGAGCCGGTGCGGATCGGGCTGGTGCTGCCGGATGTGATGGGCACCTACGGCGACGGGGGCAACGCGGTGGTGCTGCGCCAGCGCCTGCGCCTGCGCGGCATTCCCGCCGAGATCGTCGAGATCACCCTGGCCGACCCGGTGCCCGAGTCGTTGGACCTCTACACCCTGGGCGGCGCCGAGGACTACGCGCAGCGGTTGGCCACCCGGCACCTGATCACCCACCCGGGCCTGCAGCGCGCCGCGGCCCGCGGTGCCCCCGTACTGGCGATCTGCGCCGCCATCCAGGTGCTCGGGCACTGGTATGAGACCTCCGCGGGGGAACGCGTCGACGGGGTGGGCCTGCTGGACCTGACCACCTCCCCGCAGGACGCGCGCACCATCGGCGAAGTGGTCGGCACACCGCTGTTGGCCGGGTTGACCCAACCGCTGACCGGATTCGAGAACCACCGCGGCGGCACCGTGCTGGGGCCGGACGCGTCGCCGTTGAGCGCGGTCACCAAGGGGGCCGGTAACCGGGCCGGCGACGGTTACGACGGCGCGGTGCAGGGCAGCGTCATCGCCACCTATCTGCACGGGCCGTGCCTGGCCCGCAACCCGGAGCTGGCCGACCTGCTGCTGGCGAGGGTGGTCGGTGACCTGCCGCCGCTCGAGCTGCCCGAAGTGAACCTGCTGCGCCGAGAACGGTTGGCATGA
- a CDS encoding PucR family transcriptional regulator: protein MTGDPGVAEAAIEISQRLYDRLAETIGVIEDQVARESPELAADSPLLALLHQTVSANVDAYFSAIRHNIPVAEVTAPAVALEHARRLAQRGVPVNALVRGYRLGHSVALQVVLEEIRSARMDPDLSLSVLGAMSTLMFGYIDEMSQQVVAVYQAERERWLDSRNAVRALRVREILADEGTDVDAMTTAIRYPLRRTHVGIVVWYPDANEDRLTAAEGFVKQLADTLPVHGAPLFIPADSTTGWAWLPLASEAADGVVERIRAGAHDAADQPWVAIGEPLPGVEGFRRSHQQALAAHTLAAASGVPANRVSAAGDPGLSAAALLGGENVAAARAWVAEVLGPLAADTEGDGRLRDTLRVFLRTGSSFKAAGEQLHFHVNTVKYRVQRAVERRGRPIAEDRLDVEIALLLCQWYGTSVLSPLSPEAE, encoded by the coding sequence ATGACCGGGGACCCCGGCGTCGCCGAAGCCGCGATCGAGATCTCGCAGCGGCTCTACGACCGCCTGGCCGAAACCATCGGGGTCATCGAGGATCAGGTGGCCCGGGAATCACCCGAGTTGGCCGCGGACTCTCCGCTGTTGGCGTTGCTGCACCAGACCGTCAGCGCCAACGTCGACGCGTATTTCTCGGCGATCCGGCACAACATTCCGGTCGCCGAGGTCACCGCGCCCGCCGTCGCACTCGAGCATGCCCGGCGACTGGCGCAACGCGGGGTGCCGGTCAACGCACTGGTGCGCGGCTACCGGCTGGGCCATTCGGTGGCACTGCAGGTGGTGCTGGAGGAGATCCGTTCCGCGCGCATGGATCCCGACCTGAGCCTGAGTGTGCTCGGCGCGATGTCGACGTTGATGTTCGGCTACATCGACGAGATGTCGCAACAGGTGGTGGCGGTCTACCAGGCCGAGCGGGAACGCTGGCTGGACAGTCGAAATGCGGTGCGCGCGTTGCGGGTCCGCGAGATCCTCGCCGACGAGGGCACCGATGTCGATGCGATGACGACCGCGATCCGCTACCCGCTGCGGCGCACCCATGTGGGGATCGTGGTGTGGTATCCCGACGCCAACGAGGACCGGCTGACCGCGGCGGAGGGATTCGTCAAGCAGCTGGCCGACACGCTGCCGGTGCACGGCGCGCCGTTGTTCATCCCCGCCGACAGCACCACCGGGTGGGCGTGGCTGCCGCTGGCCTCGGAGGCCGCGGACGGCGTGGTGGAACGGATCCGCGCCGGCGCCCACGACGCGGCCGATCAGCCGTGGGTGGCGATCGGCGAACCGCTGCCCGGTGTGGAGGGTTTCCGCCGGTCGCATCAGCAGGCGCTGGCCGCCCACACCCTGGCCGCGGCGTCCGGGGTGCCGGCCAACCGGGTCAGTGCCGCCGGTGATCCCGGATTGTCGGCCGCCGCGCTGCTGGGCGGTGAGAACGTGGCCGCCGCCCGGGCCTGGGTCGCCGAGGTGCTCGGCCCGCTGGCCGCCGACACCGAGGGCGACGGCCGGCTGCGCGACACCCTGCGGGTGTTCCTGCGGACCGGTTCCAGCTTCAAAGCGGCCGGTGAACAACTGCACTTCCACGTCAACACCGTCAAATACCGGGTGCAGCGGGCCGTCGAGCGGCGGGGCCGCCCGATCGCCGAGGACCGCCTGGACGTGGAGATCGCCCTGCTGCTGTGTCAGTGGTACGGCACCAGCGTGTTGTCCCCCTTGTCTCCCGAAGCCGAATAG